The DNA region gctgccattgttgttgaCCCGGGCCATCCAATTGCATCCTGTGGACTCCTGGCGGGTCCTGTGGAAATGGCTCGAGTACGTGATGCAGGCTGTTTTCCAGCCACTGATTAGAGAGTGGAGTCGCAATCGGCGACTCTCGGCACCGAAGAGTTCAATTTGCGAGGAGCTATGTATACCATAGAGTCACCCAATTGCGGCCTCATCTCGGTGTATGCAAATCGACTTCTTGGCCGGGATTTGTATGCAGATTGGAGGTTAGAGGGTGGAGGATTTAGATTACGAGCAACAGCTCGCCTCCCGTGTTGACTCAACGTGCTTGCTGTTTGGCtgccaattaaataaatacacagTCACATAAGCTAGCCCAAAAATATGGTCGCAAGTGGCTGATTCGCTTGACTGCACTATTAGGGAAAGGGTTTACCCAACTGATAGATTCATATGATTATGATGATTAATCTAAAAAAGGAATTGGTATCTTTAACTAATATTCCAATATTTGTAAGTTAAAAGTGTTTGAATTCTAAACACTACCTGAAAAATACTGAGAGTATAATGTAAAGTTTGATAATCAAGGTAGGTTATAGTTCCTAAACCtccaaatattaaatatatttataacccaagtcttatttttattccCATATCCTTTATGTCTATGTTTACCCACCCAATAAACAGCTTCATCTTGCGGATTCCGGAGCGTGGACAAGAGCTGATTAATTTATGACATTATCCTCCGGCATTGGGCAACCAGGTCACGTGATTGTTTCCAACTACATTAGGGTAGTTCGCACTGATTTAATTTCCACCCGACTGTCCGACTGCCCGACTGTCCTCAAGAGCCACTTACAATTAAAGCGAGGACTACGTGAAAACGAGCCATGTACTTGAACTGCTCAATCGAAGGTCGTTAAATAGGCGGCGAGCAAGGGTCGGAAAATCTCTGccgaaaaaatcaaaagttttGCTAAGCCGAAACTTGAGCCACCCACTAATTGGTGTTTAATTGCGTCCAAAGTTTGCCAATGGTTGGGGCATGCACAGTTCCCAGAGCCGTACCACGAATTCTGGTTAACTAAAAGCAAGCATCCCCTAACCCCGGCCAAATACATGCCACATTTGCGctgcattaaaaatgcatttctcCTTTTCCCCCGCTCCCCCGTGTTTAATAGTCTGTGCAACAATGTGAATATGTTTGTGCTTCATGGGCGTAATGCTGATGGCGCTCGTTCCCAGGCAGCCATATAATTTGAGCATCATGAAGTGCACTTATCAGTACGGTTGGCAAGCACTGCGATAGATAAGCATCAGctgagtgagtgtgtgggcAAAAACTGCATTGTACTTACCGAAACTGAAGCAATCTTGGGGTTCTTCTGGCTGACTGGGTGGCTGGATGACTGGCTGCATGCCTCAGAAACTGAAGCACCCAAGGTGGCATCTTTCTGGATCCTCCTAAGCCATTGCACTATGGGGCGAACGACCACCTTATGTGGAAAAAACCGATTTTTTAAAAgtctttaaaaaatttttttttaaatttaaatgtattcaaaaaaCATCAATCTATCATGTTAcgtaattgaaattttaaaagagGGCGCCACTGTTCAGTGAACAGCTGTTTAGTCAGCTGTTTCGTTTGCGCTGGCACACCGATAACCGAATTTTTGTTAATCGCTGAAAAATCCTACAAGTTTGAAGTGACAAAAAGTGCATAAACAATTATCAAAAGTGTTACTTATAACATGCAGTCGAATCCCTGTGTTTTTTAATAAGTGTTTGTGATCTTCGAATGTAAAAATTAACTGTGGTGTCCCAATAATCTTCAGTAAGTTCAAACCCTAATAAAACACAACTTTTGTAgtgtattctaatttttaaatagagcTAAAAAGTGAGTCCGGCTAACTCCGTCTCTAAAACCTGTTATATGTTGTAGAGTAATCAATTATTAGTATATGCTATTAGTATAAATACACACTTTTGCACACTTTCTccaaaatttaacttttaaggGTCTAACCTCAAAGTGAAAAACAGCAAATTGTTGGAGAAATGGATAACAGAGACGACGAGTAATGCAAAAAATAACGCCATTTTTAATGGTATTTTAATGGtattacaataaaattctAGTTCCttgaattttatgttttttgggaaacattagtttttaaacatatttatgctATTTTTAAAGCTGTGAAGCAAGAAGTAAAACttcgatatttttttaaaaacaaggtAAGCAGCCCCCATTTCTTACTTTATTGgtttaatttaagtttatattttaaattttttcgatcaaaaaatttctttttgtacactgaaaaaaaatttgggttgttttttttttgtttgaaggcAAGACCACGCCCATTTTTCCTCAAATGTATTACTATCAtgaacataaatcaaaaaacagAACTTAAATATGTTGCTTCGTTTTCgagttattaattaattccacAAAAAGTGGTCGTTCGCCCCATAGTGCATTGCTTATTAAAACATACCACGACATCCTCGTACCCTAACTGTTTTTTTACACagaaaaacatttcattttaattcgTATCGTGACATTAAACTTACGGTAGACCAATAGAGCCTCTTCTACAATAACAATGTGCTACAGCGGGTTTATATGTCCCGGCATGTGTACAACTTTACagttaaatttataaatgcaTAGTAATTCTTACCAACAGCAAATGAACAAATTCTCCACATCGTAATTTCCGTCCAGTGTGAGATTTTCTTCTGCACTGAAAGCAGTTGACTTTGATTGCCGTTTGGACAACGTGTCGTATGATTGTTTTTAGCTTGGCTGCTAAAGAACGAGCTTGGCAGAGCCAAATTGATTTGTGCACGTGCACAGTTAGGTAATGAGGCACGGACTGACCCAACGCTCCGTCGGATGGCATTCGGAAATGCTTTGGAATCGTCGCTGACACTCTGCATTTTTCCCTGACCCATGCAGACGTGGAGCTCTGGAGTCCTGGAGTCCTGGAGCCCTGTGCTCTTCCTCTGAAATTCTCCGGTTGCAACTGACAGGTGGCAGGGATGGATTTTAAAGGGGGCGGTGGCCAGAACAGGATATGTACATACTGGACAGCTGCCAGGTCAGGGCGGTTGCCATGTTCACTTAATTAACAACATTACGGcattaacacacacacacccatacacagGCATGCATTGGCTGCGAAAGTTGCATTAAAGTTTTATAATAAATCTAATGGTCAACAAGGACAAAACtgtaattttgtttgttggctcGACTGTCAGGCGAATGGACAGGCGGGGACTGTAGATTGGGCATTGGAGGCGTGTCCTGGGCCCGCCTTTGTCTTTGCAATGGCTGACACATTGTGTAATGGTGCAGTCGTGCATATGAAATTGCTGTCAACAGAGGGCAAAGGACTTCCTGCAACCGCAGGATGTGCCGCCCTAATGGGTTTGCTTGGCCTTAGTTATGGCAATCATGAGGTGACACATTTACTCGCTTCCTGACCCACAACTCAcgacccctgacccctgacccgTGAACCCAGTTTCAGGGTCTTAAAGTGCTTTGGGAAATCAGTGGCAACCGAAAACTGAACACGAATCgaacaaaaaatggaaaagtgcCGCCAAAGCGATTGATAAGCGACCTGGCAGACAGGCGGCCCCCAAGGCGACCCACCtgatgggtggtgggtggtgggaggtCCTGTTTGATTACGCACCTGGGACTCCAACTTGTACGCGAACGTGAACAACCATATCAATTGAATGTCTATGTCGACAGTTTTCATTTCCCAACCTAAATGCTTAAAGTGATGATAGGTTTGAGAAAAGTaataaacgaaaataaataactttgtTGAACTTCAGTGAAAGAATGTCCATTGATGCTTAATACCATTGGATGCTTATGTTTGCtataactaaataaaaaacaagtaATAATTTGACTCTTAATTACTAATAGagtaataaattatttattattttattgattattaTAGTATGCGTTGAATTGCTCTGACACTTTAAAACACAATATAGGCAGCAATCGAttttaaataacttaattttaaatgtcGAAGAGATATTTctatacatacaaatatatgtgCAAACGTTTCCTTGAGGGGTCAGCaaatgaaacaaattaaaaatgaatattttatggtGAACCACGGGATCCTGACCACCAAGCCACGAGAAGCGGCTGGAGAGATTTGCAAATTGGCCAAGATTTATAGTGTTAGCCACAGCGGTTGGATCACAAGCGCACCTCTGTGCGTGCTGGTGCAAAGTTTTCCCAGCTCGTTGGGAGATGGAAATTAACGCAGGGACACCGGAACAGGTGAGCCAAAACTGAGGCCGAACCTGTCTGGGCCCAGTCTGCTTGGGTTTTCCTGGCGCTTTTGGGTCAACCGGCTTCTGGCTTGAATTGGGTGGCGGGGGAGCATAGAATCTGCCACTCGACCCGACGGCTGCTGACTAATCTGTTAATTTATGTTGGAAAGTTCAGGAAAGTTTCGAAGCGCTTAGCAAACAAAttgtaataaattattaagaaTATTTGCACACAAAACGGTCGGGTGCCGGTGGCTTCGCAGTTTTTGtgcatttcattaatttatgtTTCGTTGCCTGCCAAAAACTTCTCGCCACTTGTGTGGATAATTTGATTTCACCGTAGAGCAACTTTACACTGCCAGGAGGCGAGATTCACACGCAAAGATAAACACGAGGCCGTGTCCTTTGTCCCCTGTTTCCGGAATACTATGTACCGTATTTTGCATCCCCATTCCCCAATCCCTTATCTCTGATCCCTGATCCCGTCGAGGGTCGAAAGTGGccaacaaaaagttaaaatgtTCTTTTGCATAAGTGATGCGCCGGGCGCCTCGTCCTTTTTCGCCTTTCGGCTGGCGACAAAGTCCTCACGAAGTGTCTGCAATGCAGTTGTTTCCGTTTCGCTTCGTTTCACTTCGTTGCGACATGAAAACTTAATGCCGTAATTAACTGTTTGCGTTTGCGCTTTAAGAGAGCCCACAAAAAGGCGTCGCGTATACGTCCCGTGTGCGTCACTGCGTAAGCCGCGTATGCGCCCCTAAGCCGAGATTTAAACGCGTCGCGTGACCCACTTGCAGCCTGCAACTTTAAATGCCGACGTGTCACTTTATCAGGCAGAAACTGGCAAATGGTGTGACACGAATTTCCGGCCAGGAAGCAGAACAAAGCAATAGGGCAAAGCAAGGCGAAACGGCTGACTGGCATTTCGAAGCGGGAAATGGATGTTAAAACATCATAGCTCGAACTTCCACCCATACGAATTAACTTTGATGACTTGGCggaaaaagcaaagcaaaaatcaGTTAGCAGTGAGCAGTTACCTGGCGCGATTCCATTTCCGCCGCTTAACGTTATTAAATcgctgaaatggaaatttcggCATAGAGCTAAGCTCCAAGGATATCCAACTAGATTACCCTGGCACCCGGACTCGGCAATTCCCCATTTTGGCTGGCTGTTAAATAAGATTGTCAACTGCAATTAGCGCGCTTAATGCATCTTTCGAATGAAAATTGACAGACAGACAGCGTGTCCTTCACGGCTTTCAATCTGCCAGATGTTTAACCACTTGCCTGCCATCCTGCCATATCAACCTGTTTACGGCACGCATCCTAAAGGACTCTTCCGAGCAGTGTGGCAAGGACACGACTGTGGCACTCAGACATGCATTCGCCGCTCGCCACTGCCAGCAGTGGCCCCTCCAAGTTGCACATTTAAAGACTGCGGCGACTCGAGTCCCCTTCTCTGTCGGCTGATGGCCCTTCAACTAACGCACCTGCTCCACAGCCAACCACACTTGGCTAAATGGGCCTTAGAAAGTGGTAGCGAGCTGTTTTGCTTCGctgcaaattaaacaaaccCCGTAGATTAAAAACTTATGCCCAAAGTGGGGCCTGGAATAAAGACTTATGCTACATTTGTAACATTTGCCTGAAAATGTTTGAGTTGTTTTCTACATTTACTCATGAGGATTTTAGAGCCACTTTAGAGGCAAGCGAAATGAACTTATAATGCGGCTTAGAATGTGTAGGATTAATGAATGTTTCCACAATATTTCGATCACTGATTACTCTATTAAGGGAGAACGGAATTAGTAAGaacaattttataatttgaaaataaattttacgatttcattttaataaagCTTTATCATTTGAGTCCACTGAATATAAAACACTTTTGCTTCCGACAGttcttatattttatattattatattcgGAATCTTTAGCTGTGTCAGACTATGATTGTCCATGCGTCCATCCGTATAAACATGAAGAGATTTTGGAAACTTTAGGAGCTAGAGAGTTGACCCTGCAATAATGCTCTCTGCTGATCGCATCATTCTACCATAGTGTATCCTTTTGCCAATGAAGCatcattttttaatttttgaagggATTCAAATTGCTAGATATCACTGGAATTGCTAGATATCCACTTCCCAATGAATTAAGTCATAATAAATTAAGATAACCACAGTATAATAGGGTTTATTCAGTGTCAGTCGAGGATTTGTAACAACTATAAGAAACTAATTAACCTAATCCAAAAGTAGCCGGGAATCACTTGGCCTGACAGCACTTGGCTCCCGTCTTGGCGGCGCATTGGCATTGGCTGTTTCCGGCGCAGTTACCGCCGCACTTTCCGGCTGAGCACTGACAGTCTGAAGGTGAAGAGTTCATTATATTAGTATAactttataatatataagtttCCCCATTTAGGGTGACTGGTACTTACTGTTTCCACATCCCTTGCAAGGCATCTTGTTGGTTGTTTGGTTTGCTTGTTGCGGTGTTTTCAAGTCTTTTAAACTTGTTGATGCCTTCTGGTTGGGAAACTCTCCTCTTTATACCCGATCCAGTCCAATCGAAACTGTGGGCCGTGCTGCCCGATAAGATAAGAAAGCCGTGTGCAGTTCGATTGGCGTGCGCAAAAACATAGTTCCTTTTGTGCCCGGCGATGATAAAGCGATTTGCAATCGCCCTGATAACGAGAATCGAATTGGTGGTGCGCCAAGCAGAGGGAGCACTATAAGAACGCTGGACCTCCAGGCGACAATCATCAAACAGTGAATCgggtttattttaatataaacaaaaaacaaaataaaaatcacatAATGGGTTGCAAGGCTTGTGGAACAAGTGAGTATACAATTAATCCTGGTTAATCCAGTGCGGCTGCTTATTTCCGGATTAAATTCTCAGACTGCCAGTGCTCCGCTACCAAGTGCGGCGACAACTGCGCCTTCAGCCAGCAGTGCCAGTGCTCCTGCAAGAACGGACCCAAAGCCAAGTGCTGCTCCACCAAGATATCCAATTAGATAAAAGAACCCTTCTCAAGCTCATCTGTGTGATATACATATAACCCGTCGGCATGgaatcaaaataaatacacaatCACTTCAAACTAATGTTTAAAATCAAATCTTTATTGGCCATTTTGACAAGAATAGTTTCCCACTTTAGCTTTAGAAACTGCACACCCAATTAGCGTttgaaattacatttaaaacacTTACACCATGTACACATTTAGTTCAAGTACACCGTGAGTACAGGACAATCAAATAGTATCCAAATATCAACATTGTTTTTGGAAAGCGTCTCtcgtgtgtatttgtgtgtatctgtgtgttaTGTGGTGTTTGTTTAGAGTTTTTTgggaatgtgtgtgtgcaataGCTTTCATAATGAAACATTAAAATTTTACGTACACATTATTACATATTGTTTTGCAAATTGTGAGTACACAGAAGGAAATCCGCTCTCGTTCACATATAAGTGGTTTATGTTTATTgaattgtatatttatttggGGTGTACTTAAGTCTTATAAAATTCTTAATGTTCGCGTACAAAGCTAAGTGTAGTAttgtgttattgttgttggttaCATACATAAATGATTATGTTTATGATCTCTCATACAAACGTAATATGGTCCTCGTGTCTCTAATAGCTGACTAAAAAGGCAATTGCATGTGGCGCATTTGAAATGCATTGCAAACTCTGCCCAGATGACTCAAACAAacaagttaaaaaaaatatacattgaTTAGTTTAAATTTTTGCGCATTTTCAGCATTGGAAGCCAATAAAGGAGGGGTTACATAAAGCAATTCAATGTTACTTAGATTATAACTAAAATTAAAGCAATCAATATCTGCGTTGCTGCTTTCGTTGATTGTTTTTTATCTTTCGTTTAACATAGGCTTAGCACGCGAAGTAATTTGTATATCCAAGTTTTAAAATTAGGCgattaaaactaaaatcaaaatcaaaaatttgatTCAACAAATAGTTACTCACTAACTAAACCGATTCTCTCGTCAGTATCATTTAAACGTAATGCTTTGTCACAGACGAACACGTCATAGTGCAAAATTGAAAtcatatgtatacatatataaaaggtatatataaaaatataaaacaacaTGCGGACACATTCTAAAGGTTTATACAACACAGAAATTCTAAATTCTGCTTAAGTCAGACACAATCATAATCACGATATATAATATAGACAATGTTCTGGCTGTGAGCTGAAGGTGTTTGTGTTGAGGTGcgcaatttgcatgcattgATCTGCTAGATCTaattgttgttgatgttgttctGTGTTTTGGCGTTTCACAAAAAGCTGCAAGGAAAAAGGTAAGAGttcaatataaaatatataaacgaAAACCTACGAAAATAGTTAGTTCTTAGTCGCAAGTAGTAGGTACACGAgtaacatttaaaatacacGGCTaacttgtttttaaaaatagtttcaCCATCTGCGTCAAGAAAGAGcttgtgtacatatatacgtatataaatatatatagatattttGCATGTAAATTCGTAATTTGTTTCCTTCCCTGTACGGAGTTTCAACTCTTCTAGCTAGCTTTAAAAGCAAACGGATCCATGACCATTGAAACCAACTCACTTCCCTGCCGGAATCCATATCCTTTCTCTAGTTTATTTGTGTATAACGTTTGTATATAGCATAAAACGACGAATAACGCTCAAAATATGATAAACAATTAACTGGACATTCGCGAATATTTAGTACGTAGTATAATAAACCTCTTCGTtacaatctatattttctctATTAATTTGCTAGgtataaacattttacttCAACATTTTTTCGTTCTTTTTGATCTAACCCGAAGTGCTAGCAAAATCTTAGTGCGCTTTAGTGAGTTTTGAGGTGGAATAAAATCAAGATATAAAATACGTACCAATCAAAACCTTCCACTACGATGCATTCCCAAATCTAATAATTACATCTAGAtaacattaaataaaactttagaTTAGCACAATGAGTCATGCGCCAGATCGTTTATATCGTTGAGGTGGCGGAATCGGCATCGTCGGACTTCCAAGATAGCGGCACACGTTCAGGagtttatttgatttcgattATATGTAGACCTCTATAGTGGTAATAGTTTCAAAAG from Drosophila santomea strain STO CAGO 1482 chromosome 3R, Prin_Dsan_1.1, whole genome shotgun sequence includes:
- the LOC120454525 gene encoding metallothionein-2, whose product is MPCKGCGNNCQCSAGKCGGNCAGNSQCQCAAKTGAKCCQAK
- the LOC120454524 gene encoding metallothionein-4, giving the protein MGCKACGTNCQCSATKCGDNCAFSQQCQCSCKNGPKAKCCSTKISN